One genomic segment of Pseudomonas chlororaphis subsp. aurantiaca includes these proteins:
- a CDS encoding response regulator gives MHVLVCEDDELIASGIVAGLTAQGLTVEHVATASAARAMLGVAEFDVMVLDLGLPDEDGLKLLKQLRHNGLEIPVLILTARDSVSDRVDGLQAGADDYLLKPFDLRELAARLHTLLRRVAGRSVNLIEHGRLTYDPSTRETLLGGQPVDLSRREQSLLQALLHNRGRVLSSEQLKDSVYGFNDELESNALNVHIHHLRRKLGNGIVETVRGLGYRLGPADGGEES, from the coding sequence ATGCACGTACTGGTCTGTGAAGATGATGAACTGATTGCCAGCGGGATCGTGGCCGGCCTCACGGCCCAGGGCCTGACGGTCGAGCACGTGGCCACCGCCTCGGCGGCGCGGGCCATGCTCGGCGTGGCGGAGTTCGACGTGATGGTGCTCGACCTCGGCCTGCCCGACGAAGACGGCCTGAAGCTGCTCAAGCAGCTGCGCCACAACGGCCTGGAAATCCCCGTGCTGATCCTCACCGCGCGGGACTCGGTCAGCGACCGGGTCGACGGCCTGCAGGCCGGCGCCGACGATTACCTGCTCAAGCCCTTCGACCTGCGGGAACTGGCGGCGCGCCTGCACACCCTGTTGCGCCGGGTGGCGGGGCGCAGCGTCAACCTGATCGAACACGGCCGCCTGACCTACGACCCGAGCACCCGCGAAACCCTGCTCGGCGGCCAGCCGGTGGACCTGTCGCGGCGCGAGCAGTCGCTGCTCCAGGCGCTGCTGCACAACCGCGGCCGGGTGCTGTCCAGCGAGCAGCTCAAGGACAGCGTCTACGGCTTCAACGACGAACTGGAAAGCAACGCCCTCAACGTGCACATCCACCACCTGCGACGCAAACTCGGCAACGGCATCGTCGAGACCGTGCGTGGCCTGGGCTATCGCCTGGGGCCGGCGGATGGTGGGGAGGAGTCGTAA